In Primulina eburnea isolate SZY01 chromosome 3, ASM2296580v1, whole genome shotgun sequence, one DNA window encodes the following:
- the LOC140828121 gene encoding AT-hook motif nuclear-localized protein 16-like, which yields MLPATKPTFENDQRIDAATRRPRGRPAGSKNKPKPPIIITRDSANALKAHAMEVTSGCDLSESLINFARKKQRGVCVLSATGCVTNVALRQPSSSGSIVTLHGRFEILSLLGSILPPPSPPGVTGLTIYLAGAQGQVVGGNVVGALIASGPVVIMAATFMNATFDRLPSDEDDEVNVAVVNQRDVSDVYGIPQNLITNGNLPSEGYSWPSGRALAKST from the exons ATGCTCCCCGCAACTAAACCCACGTTCGAAAATGACCAACGAATCGATGCAGCAACAAGGCGACCCCGTGGTAGGCCCGCCGGGTCCAAGAACAAGCCGAAGCCCCCGATAATCATCACCAGGGATAGTGCTAATGCGTTGAAGGCACATGCAATGGAGGTGACTTCGGGTTGTGACTTGAGTGAGAGTTTGATAAATTTTGCGCGTAAAAAGCAGCGTGGCGTTTGCGTGCTTAGTGCTACGGGATGTGTCACAAATGTTGCGTTGCGGCAACCATCTTCTTCGGGATCCATCGTCACACTCCATGGCAG GTTTGAGATACTTTCATTGCTGGGATCAATTCTGCCACCACCGTCCCCGCCAGGGGTGACAGGTCTGACCATCTATCTAGCCGGAGCTCAGGGGCAAGTCGTGGGAGGAAATGTGGTGGGAGCACTGATTGCTTCGGGCCCAGTGGTGATCATGGCTGCAACTTTCATGAATGCAACTTTTGATCGTCTGCCTTCAGACGAAGACGACGAGGTTAACGTCGCTGTTGTGAATCAGCGCGACGTCTCCGACGTTTATGGGATTCCGCAGAATCTGATCACCAACGGTAACTTGCCTTCCGAGGGTTATTCATGGCCGTCAGGCCGGGCTTTAGCAAAGTCTACGTaa